In Falco biarmicus isolate bFalBia1 chromosome 5, bFalBia1.pri, whole genome shotgun sequence, a single genomic region encodes these proteins:
- the LOC130150368 gene encoding cadherin-related family member 5-like: MEAPSCPALLAACLALQLATAAWGDGCSSFGNLFTEIAENSAHGSLVAQLPAAGDTGSAGLQLCLAGADAIWFYLDGRSVRLNVSAERALDREELESPVLMVALTCAEDGFSPVEYRIIVQVLNENDNRPHFQGATVLTHNISELAAVHSVVFSTQAEDADGDTLMYVIDTASPDARFFRIDLPNSGKVVLARALDFESRQQLEVVVTAVEMNTKERFNASAHIRVNVLDGDDQYPQFLPCTPRTHHGLTICTSPIYTANVTEGQLQGGPLSFSPGSVYAEDGDRGLRAAITYSLLAGQESGRFHIDNMTGAITLLQAVESSRSTPAISLSIMASQVNDANKYAVTQAVVRVLAANRHPPRFAHPMYQAFVPAGAREAALLLTFGGHVLALRAHDPDFPEGVNPQVQYSLRPSTNHSQLFQVMPNGLLVARADRLRPAQTYRLQVLARDEESGETANTTVELEVLWPGQAAPRDPSEMGPGRSSVNTAVLAGGLGALLLLTAASLFLVMRLMKKRQRQQETADRAALAIEKHPNVSLRWFQPVPAGKSSPSPPNLYYPNEGYSEGGEAAPPPPPPPPPPPPPPPPPPAPQLPPVPKPQANSVGRPGGSPGGSPQESPPPAPASPPSPSEVVGGGGEAGGSPAVGGSARGAPSGAASAGGGERGEPGGGGDGGPQGAPHPAAAAGGLHRVLRGGRRVAGGSAAAVAMAPINTWSDSGGSLGRGGTGGGVTAPSRRHWDALGVRAPSGSARPRRAPTWHLPRSRSLRHAPGRGHHRPAP; the protein is encoded by the exons ATGGAGGCACCGTCCTGCCCGgccctcctggctgcctgcctggcactgcagctggcCACAG cagcctggggcgACGGGTGCAGCAGCTTTGGGAACCTGTTCACGGAGATCGCAGAGAACAGCGCCCATGGGAGCCTGGTGGCCCAGCTGCCGGCGGCAGGGGACACGGGCAGCGCTGGGCTCCAACTCTGCCTGGCTGGTGCCGACGCCATTTGGTTCTACCTGGATGGCCGCAGTGTGCGGCTCAACGTCTCGGCTGAGCGGGCCCTGGACCGTGAG GAGCTGGAGTCCCCGGTGTTGATGGTGGCCCTGACGTGTGCCGAGGATGGCTTCTCCCCG GTTGAGTACCGGATCATCGTCCAGGTCCTCAATGAGAATGACAACCGGCCTCACTTCCAGGGAGCCACTGTCCTCACCCACAACATCAGCGAG CTGGCGGCCGTGCACTCGGTGGTGTTCAGCACACAGGCAGAGGACGCGGACGGGGACACACTGATGTACGTCATCGACACGGCCTCG cccgaCGCCAGGTTCTTCCGCATCGACCTGCCCAACAGCGGGAAGGTGGTGCTGGCACGTGCCCTTGACTTcgagagcaggcagcagctggaggtggtggTCACCGCCGTG GAGATGAACACCAAGGAGCGGTTCAATGCCTCTGCCCACATCCGGGTGAATGTACTGGATGGGGATGACCAGTACCCCCAGTTCCTGCCCTGCACTCCCCGCACCCACCATGGCCTCACCATCTGCACCAGCCCCATCTACACCGCCAATGTCACAGAGGGCCAGCTCCAg GGGGGACCCCTGAGCTTCAGCCCTGGCTCTGTCTACGCTGAGGACGGGGACAGGGGCTTGAGGGCGGCCATCACCTACTCCCTGCTGGCAG GGCAGGAGAGCGGCCGCTTTCACATCGACAACATGACAGGAGCCATCACGCTGCTGCAGGCGGTGGAGAGCAGCCGGAGCACACCTGCTATCAGCCTCAGCATCATg gccTCGCAGGTAAACGACGCCAACAAGTATGCAGTGACACAGGCGGTGGTGCGGGTGCTGGCTGCCAACCGGCACCCGCCACGCTTCGCCCACCCGATGTACCAGGCCTTCGTCCCCGCTGGCGCCCGTGAGGctgccctcctcctcacctTCGGTGGCCACGTGCTGGCCCTGCGCGCCCATGACCCTGACTTCCCTGAG GGTGTGAACCCCCAGGTGCAGTACAGCCTGCGCCCCAGCACCAACCACAGCCAGCTCTTCCAGGTGATGCCCAACGGGCTGTTGGTGGCCCGCGCCGACCGCCTGCGGCCTGCCCAGACCTACCGCCTGCAG GTGCTGGCAAGGGATGAGGAGTCGGGGGAGACAGCGAACACCACAGTGGAGCTGGAGGTGCTGTGGCCAGGGCAGGCGG ccccacgggACCCTTCAGAGATGGGGCCAGGCCGGAGCTCGGTGAACACGGCAGTGCtagcaggggggctgggggccctGTTGCTCCTCACCGCCGCCAGCCTCTTCCTCGTCatgaggctgatgaagaagcGCCAGCGGCAGCAGGAGACAGCTGACCGGGCAGCACTGGCCATCGAGAAGCACCCCAACGTG AGCCTGAGGTGGTTCCAGCCG GTCCCTGCCGGCAAGTCGTCCCCGAGCCCCCCCAACCTCTACTACCCCAACGAGGGGTACAGTGAGGGGGGCGAGGCcgccccaccaccaccaccaccaccgccaccaccaccaccaccgcctcCCCCTCCgcctgccccccagctccccccagtcCCCAAACCCCAGGCAAACTCAgtggggcggccgggggggtcCCCGGGGGGATCCCCACAGGAGtctcctccccctgctccagccagcccccccagcccgaGCGAGGTggtggggggcggcggggaggcagGGGGCAGCCCTGCAGTGGGGGGGTCGGCGCGGGGGGCCCCCAGCGGTGCTGCCAGCGCTGGAGGAGGTGAGCGAGGAGAGCCTGGAGGAGGCGGCGATGGGGGGCCCCAgggtgccccccaccctgctgcagctgctggaggactCCATCGAGTGCTGAGGGGGGGGCGCAGGGTGGCCGGGGGGAGCGCAGCTGCTGTCGCGATGGCACCAATAAACACCTGGAGCGACAGCGGGGGCTCCCTGGGGCGGGGAGGCACTGGAGGGGGGGTCACAGCCCCCAGCCGGAGGCACTGGGATGCACTGGGGGTTCGGGCCCCCTCCGGCTCCGCTCGCCCCCGGCGCGCCCCCACGTGGCATCTCCCGCGCTCCCGTTCCCTCCGCCACGCCCCGGGGCGGGGCCACCATCGTCCCGCCCCTTAA